The proteins below come from a single Holdemania massiliensis genomic window:
- a CDS encoding response regulator transcription factor, with translation MIRILIVEDEAILRQGFRQSLDFSRLGCQICGEARNGKEGLALIRQLHPDIVFTDLKMPVMDGLEMLRQSKETEQYEAVILTGYGEFSYAQEAISLQVAEYLLKPFNRKELEAVLIKLTERVRKKREQSNPMIPESIQVLMEIPAGCSAYVQSAAEWIGVHYAQRVTDEILAETLGVSADYLNRLFRRETGWTLHRYLNRYRIAQACLRILWGSEKIYEIAEQVGFSDYKYFFQVFTRLTGVSPTQYKKVQMSSVKKDAEADR, from the coding sequence ATGATTCGGATTCTAATTGTGGAAGATGAAGCGATTCTGCGCCAGGGATTTCGGCAGTCGCTGGATTTTTCTCGGCTGGGTTGTCAGATCTGCGGTGAAGCCCGCAATGGCAAGGAAGGGCTGGCCCTGATCCGTCAGCTGCATCCTGATATTGTATTTACCGACTTGAAGATGCCGGTGATGGACGGCTTGGAAATGCTTCGCCAATCGAAGGAAACGGAACAGTATGAGGCGGTGATTTTGACCGGCTATGGTGAATTCAGCTATGCTCAGGAAGCGATATCTCTGCAGGTGGCGGAATACTTGTTAAAACCATTTAACCGCAAAGAATTGGAGGCGGTGCTGATCAAGCTGACCGAGCGGGTGCGGAAGAAGCGGGAACAATCCAATCCGATGATTCCAGAATCCATTCAGGTGCTGATGGAGATTCCCGCAGGCTGTTCGGCCTATGTTCAAAGCGCGGCGGAATGGATTGGCGTGCATTATGCCCAACGGGTTACCGATGAAATACTGGCGGAAACACTGGGGGTGTCTGCGGATTATCTCAACCGCCTGTTCCGTCGGGAAACCGGCTGGACGCTGCATCGCTATCTGAATCGTTACCGCATTGCCCAGGCATGTCTGCGGATTTTGTGGGGCAGTGAGAAGATTTATGAAATTGCAGAACAGGTAGGTTTCAGTGATTATAAATATTTCTTTCAGGTATTTACACGGTTAACCGGAGTATCGCCGACGCAGTATAAGAAAGTTCAGATGTCTTCCGTAAAGAAAGATGCTGAAGCAGATCGGTGA
- a CDS encoding ABC transporter permease, with the protein MSRKRWKLDGWTLVSLLCFLYFAVFFIYPITRILISSVYDAATNTFDFSYFIKFFSKKYYTNTIINSLKVTVLATVFTCVAGTALAYVTRTVKIKFKSTLDILLIISVVSPPFIGAYSWITLLGRQGVLTKIINQVFHITYQGIYGFAGILLVFTIKLIPLVYLYVSGALKSMDSSLSEAAESLGAVGWRKIKDIVIPLVLPTILASGLLVFMRIMADFGTPKLIGEGYRTLPTLIYDSFVGDLSADKRLAATISVIVVLFTTVIFLVQRYVSNRKQIEMTGMHPIEPRAEKGFKNILCHFYVYLCVFLAMLPTLVVLHNSFRNTKGTIYLPGYSLNNYKKAFSTMGRAITNTYLYSFAAILLVVIIGVIIAYTSVRRKNKLTNVLDVISMFPYIIPGSVLGISLILAFNKKPLLLSGTALIIIMAYVIRRLPYTIRSSSAILRQIDLGVEEASQSLGANPVKTFFAVTLPMMASGILSGAIMSWLSIISELSASVMLWVTSTQTLSIAIYFQVMDGNYGVASALSSILILTTIVVLLLFFKITGKREIEL; encoded by the coding sequence ATGAGCCGCAAACGCTGGAAGCTGGACGGCTGGACGCTGGTGTCGCTGCTGTGTTTCCTTTACTTTGCCGTCTTCTTTATCTATCCGATTACCCGTATTCTCATCAGCAGTGTCTACGATGCAGCGACCAACACCTTTGATTTCAGTTATTTTATTAAATTCTTTTCCAAGAAATATTACACCAATACAATCATCAACAGCCTGAAGGTAACGGTGCTGGCTACGGTGTTTACCTGTGTTGCCGGAACCGCTCTGGCCTATGTGACACGAACCGTGAAAATTAAATTTAAGAGCACGCTGGATATCCTGCTGATCATCTCTGTCGTGTCTCCGCCGTTTATCGGCGCTTATTCCTGGATCACTCTGCTGGGACGGCAGGGCGTTCTGACCAAAATAATCAATCAGGTATTTCATATTACCTATCAGGGAATTTACGGATTCGCGGGAATCCTGCTTGTCTTTACAATTAAATTGATTCCGTTAGTGTATCTGTATGTTTCCGGAGCCTTAAAAAGTATGGACAGCTCGCTGAGTGAAGCGGCAGAAAGCCTGGGCGCTGTCGGCTGGCGGAAAATCAAAGACATCGTCATTCCGTTGGTGCTGCCGACAATCCTGGCTTCCGGTCTTTTGGTCTTCATGCGGATCATGGCCGATTTTGGCACACCAAAGCTGATCGGAGAAGGCTACCGTACCTTGCCAACGCTGATCTACGATTCGTTTGTCGGTGATCTGTCGGCCGATAAGCGCCTGGCAGCCACAATCAGTGTGATTGTCGTCCTGTTTACAACGGTGATTTTCTTAGTCCAACGGTATGTTTCCAACCGCAAGCAGATCGAAATGACCGGCATGCATCCGATTGAACCGCGGGCAGAAAAAGGGTTTAAAAATATTCTTTGCCACTTCTATGTCTATCTCTGCGTCTTCCTGGCGATGCTGCCGACGCTGGTTGTGCTGCACAACTCCTTCCGCAACACCAAGGGAACGATTTATCTGCCGGGCTATTCATTGAACAATTATAAAAAAGCATTCAGCACGATGGGGCGAGCCATTACCAACACCTATCTCTATTCCTTTGCGGCGATTCTGCTTGTTGTGATCATCGGTGTGATCATTGCCTACACTTCCGTCCGCAGGAAAAACAAGCTTACCAATGTTCTGGACGTGATTTCGATGTTTCCTTATATTATTCCGGGATCCGTTCTGGGCATATCCCTGATCTTGGCGTTCAATAAAAAACCGCTGCTGCTCAGCGGAACGGCGCTGATCATAATCATGGCCTATGTCATCCGGCGCTTGCCTTATACAATCCGAAGCAGCTCGGCCATTCTTCGGCAGATTGACTTGGGTGTCGAAGAGGCATCGCAGAGTCTGGGAGCCAATCCTGTGAAAACCTTCTTCGCTGTGACGCTGCCGATGATGGCTTCCGGGATTTTGTCCGGAGCGATCATGAGCTGGCTGTCGATCATCAGCGAGCTGAGCGCTTCTGTGATGTTGTGGGTTACATCAACGCAGACACTTTCCATCGCGATCTATTTTCAGGTCATGGATGGAAACTACGGCGTCGCCTCGGCTTTGTCAAGCATCCTGATTCTGACGACGATTGTCGTGCTGCTGCTGTTTTTCAAAATCACAGGCAAGCGTGAAATTGAATTATAA
- the ltrA gene encoding group II intron reverse transcriptase/maturase, whose product MKLMEKILSEENLQKAIKKVKQNKGAPGMDKMTVQEVEQGFGQYQEEIVSLIMNKQYRPMPVKRVYIPKPNGKQRPLGIPTVVDRVIQQAILQELTKIYEPIFSEHSFGFRPRRSAHMAMEEVLNNLNDEYEWIVDLDIEKFFDTVNHDKLISILRENVNDATTLHLIRAYLRAGVLEDGLVKSTTVGTPQGGPISVILSNIYLDKLDKELESRNLKFVRYADDCMIFVKSEMSANRVMKSVTSWLERKLFLKVSATKTKVVRPTKGQFLGFTFYKNGQDWKCVPTKDRKKRLYSKIKTLMKRKHAISRPLAVTFAKVNQTVRGWINYFKIGSIKMFLDEFGQWLRHKVRCIIIKQWKKPKTIYRNLMKLNIVSKCKFSEEDIYKCANTRLGWYKRSGMNIVNFTLSPKVLGIKKGDRPGLVNPLEYYLKSL is encoded by the coding sequence ATGAAATTAATGGAAAAGATTTTAAGTGAAGAGAATTTGCAAAAGGCAATCAAAAAGGTCAAACAAAACAAGGGAGCACCTGGAATGGATAAGATGACAGTGCAAGAAGTCGAACAAGGGTTTGGACAATATCAAGAAGAAATTGTTTCCTTGATAATGAACAAGCAATATCGACCCATGCCAGTGAAAAGAGTCTATATTCCAAAACCAAATGGAAAACAAAGACCATTAGGAATACCAACCGTTGTTGACCGAGTTATCCAACAAGCTATTCTACAAGAACTCACAAAAATCTATGAGCCTATATTCAGTGAACATAGTTTTGGATTTCGACCAAGGCGAAGTGCACATATGGCAATGGAAGAAGTGTTAAATAACTTAAATGATGAATACGAATGGATAGTTGATTTGGATATTGAAAAATTCTTTGATACCGTAAATCATGACAAATTAATTTCAATCTTAAGAGAGAATGTCAATGACGCAACAACATTACATTTGATAAGAGCCTATCTAAGAGCAGGTGTGTTAGAGGATGGACTCGTCAAAAGTACTACGGTTGGCACACCTCAAGGAGGACCAATTAGCGTTATTTTATCAAATATCTATTTAGATAAATTGGATAAAGAGCTAGAGTCTAGAAACCTTAAATTTGTAAGATACGCCGATGACTGTATGATCTTCGTCAAAAGCGAAATGAGTGCGAACCGTGTAATGAAGTCAGTGACATCATGGCTAGAGAGAAAACTATTCTTGAAAGTGAGTGCAACAAAGACAAAAGTCGTCCGCCCAACGAAAGGGCAATTCCTAGGATTTACCTTTTATAAGAATGGACAAGATTGGAAATGCGTACCTACGAAAGATAGAAAGAAACGACTGTATTCTAAGATTAAAACATTGATGAAGAGAAAACATGCCATATCAAGACCGCTGGCAGTTACATTTGCGAAAGTAAATCAAACTGTAAGAGGTTGGATAAACTATTTTAAGATAGGTAGCATTAAAATGTTTCTTGATGAATTTGGGCAATGGCTACGCCATAAGGTACGATGTATCATCATCAAGCAATGGAAGAAACCAAAGACGATATATAGAAATCTAATGAAGCTAAATATAGTGAGCAAATGTAAGTTTAGCGAAGAAGATATCTATAAGTGTGCTAACACGAGATTAGGGTGGTATAAAAGAAGTGGGATGAATATCGTAAACTTTACATTATCACCAAAAGTTTTAGGCATAAAGAAAGGGGACAGACCAGGTTTAGTCAATCCCCTAGAATACTATCTTAAGAGTTTGTGA
- the rsmA gene encoding 16S rRNA (adenine(1518)-N(6)/adenine(1519)-N(6))-dimethyltransferase RsmA, translating to MNKPIATMARTNEILEKYDLYAKKNFGQNFIIEPGIVEKIARLSKADEHSAVIEIGPGIGALTEQLAHVAGQVLAFEIDDRLIDVLADTLSACPNVTVVHQDFLEADLNATVSQLKTTWDQVLVCANLPYYITTPILFKIFESKADIPVITVMMQKEVADRFTASVSTKDYNALSVIVQYQYQVQTVMKIPKTIFNPRPAVDSAVVQFTKKQPDRIAGDEALFFALVKGCFKQRRKTLYNNFREYLQDKEEAMRLLNEAGLEPSLRAETMTLDQFLDLYEVTYETKSLREN from the coding sequence ATGAATAAACCGATTGCCACGATGGCGCGCACGAATGAAATTTTGGAAAAATATGATCTGTACGCAAAGAAGAACTTCGGACAGAACTTCATTATTGAACCAGGTATTGTGGAAAAGATTGCGCGCTTATCCAAAGCGGATGAGCACAGCGCGGTGATCGAGATTGGCCCGGGAATCGGCGCTTTAACTGAACAGCTGGCGCATGTCGCCGGTCAGGTGCTGGCGTTTGAGATTGATGATCGGTTAATTGATGTACTGGCCGATACCCTGTCTGCCTGTCCCAATGTCACGGTTGTTCATCAGGACTTTCTGGAAGCCGATTTAAACGCAACCGTCAGCCAGCTGAAAACAACCTGGGATCAGGTTCTGGTGTGCGCTAATCTGCCGTATTATATTACGACTCCGATCTTATTTAAAATCTTTGAAAGCAAAGCTGATATTCCGGTGATTACGGTTATGATGCAGAAAGAAGTAGCGGATCGCTTCACTGCTTCGGTTTCCACCAAGGACTACAACGCCCTGAGCGTGATTGTGCAGTATCAGTATCAGGTGCAGACGGTGATGAAGATTCCCAAGACGATCTTTAATCCCCGCCCAGCGGTGGATTCCGCCGTCGTGCAGTTTACCAAAAAGCAGCCGGACCGCATCGCCGGCGATGAAGCCTTGTTTTTTGCGCTGGTTAAAGGATGTTTCAAGCAGCGCCGCAAGACGCTCTACAACAATTTCCGCGAATATCTGCAGGACAAGGAGGAAGCGATGCGGCTGCTGAACGAAGCCGGATTGGAGCCTTCGCTGCGCGCGGAAACGATGACGTTGGATCAGTTTCTCGATCTGTATGAGGTGACCTATGAAACAAAGAGCTTACGCGAAAATTAA
- a CDS encoding extracellular solute-binding protein — translation MKKLTTLLLGMLLVLAGCGSPAEKTPETNAPDDHADSGTITIYTPTAQDNLDVMIPAFEEATGIKVEVIRGSSGEVYSRIQAEAENPKADVAWIPTSTVLLDTSYFEAYTSAYDDQYDETFRNTSGFTTQIGYNAPVIIYNTNLVDFEIHGYADLLNPELKGKIAMGNAASSSSAYNHLENMLLAMGTGTTNDEKAASKEAWDFVRAFYENLDGKIVDSSSVTYEGVLSGEYAVGMTWDTPAQAYMAEGIDNLKVVYMDEGVIPGTSSVSLIKNGPNPEGAKKFIDWFASPEGQSVYGMDCLGANPILPGAKVADYKLGIKDLNVIPRTTEWQAENKEKILDLYEDMYLEIFE, via the coding sequence ATGAAGAAATTAACTACGCTTCTGTTGGGCATGCTCTTAGTCTTAGCGGGCTGCGGTTCACCAGCAGAAAAAACACCGGAAACCAACGCGCCGGACGACCATGCCGATTCAGGAACCATCACAATTTATACGCCGACTGCCCAGGATAATCTGGATGTCATGATTCCAGCTTTCGAAGAAGCGACCGGCATCAAGGTTGAAGTGATTCGCGGTTCTTCGGGCGAAGTCTATTCCCGCATTCAGGCCGAAGCCGAGAATCCGAAAGCCGATGTCGCCTGGATTCCAACCAGCACCGTCTTGTTGGATACATCCTATTTTGAAGCCTATACTTCTGCCTACGATGATCAATATGATGAAACCTTCCGCAATACCTCCGGCTTTACCACTCAAATTGGATACAACGCTCCGGTTATCATTTACAATACCAACCTTGTAGATTTTGAAATTCACGGCTACGCCGATCTGTTAAACCCAGAATTAAAAGGCAAGATCGCAATGGGAAATGCGGCCAGCAGTTCAAGCGCTTATAATCACCTGGAAAACATGCTTTTAGCCATGGGAACCGGGACGACCAATGATGAAAAAGCAGCGTCGAAAGAAGCTTGGGATTTCGTTCGGGCATTCTATGAAAATCTGGACGGCAAGATTGTCGACAGCTCCAGTGTTACATATGAAGGCGTTCTGTCTGGCGAATATGCGGTAGGCATGACCTGGGACACACCGGCGCAGGCCTATATGGCTGAAGGGATTGACAACTTGAAGGTCGTTTATATGGATGAAGGCGTCATTCCGGGAACCAGCAGCGTCAGTCTGATCAAAAACGGTCCGAATCCGGAAGGGGCAAAGAAATTCATCGACTGGTTTGCTTCACCGGAAGGCCAGTCGGTTTATGGGATGGACTGCCTGGGTGCAAATCCAATTCTGCCGGGAGCCAAGGTTGCTGATTATAAGCTGGGCATCAAAGATCTGAACGTCATTCCGCGGACGACAGAATGGCAGGCTGAGAACAAAGAGAAGATTTTGGATCTGTACGAGGATATGTATTTGGAAATCTTTGAATAA
- a CDS encoding ABC transporter ATP-binding protein has translation MSVSIDIQHAVKRFGDKTIIPDLSLHIEEGEFFTLLGSSGCGKTTLLRMIAGFNSIEGGEFYFNEKRINDLQPYKRNIGMVFQNYAVFPHMSAGKNVGYGLKQRQVKEPEFSRRVDEILNVMQIQELKDRMPANMSGGQQQRIALARAIVIQPDVLLMDEPLSNLDAKLRVEMRLAIKRIQNQFKITTLYVTHDQEEALSMSDRIAVMNHGVIQQIGKPMTIYSHPRNLFVATFIGQSNLFDAEVVECEGKKALKFFDGSLQVMPRLQSSVPVGTPVKVVIRPNEIDFADQGIVGTIVETIYLGAEIRYTVNLDNGQTVEVSHDIKRRFAQNGEVVHLAFDHTRANAFDAQTELSLMEEK, from the coding sequence ATGAGCGTATCCATTGATATTCAGCATGCCGTGAAGCGATTTGGAGATAAAACCATCATTCCGGATTTGTCGCTGCACATTGAAGAAGGGGAATTCTTTACTCTGCTGGGATCCAGCGGCTGCGGTAAGACAACCTTGCTCAGAATGATCGCCGGCTTTAACAGCATTGAAGGCGGAGAGTTTTATTTTAACGAGAAACGGATTAATGACCTGCAGCCTTATAAACGCAACATTGGAATGGTGTTTCAAAACTATGCGGTTTTTCCGCACATGTCTGCGGGCAAGAATGTCGGCTATGGCCTTAAACAGCGGCAGGTTAAAGAACCGGAATTCAGCCGGCGCGTGGATGAAATTCTGAACGTCATGCAGATTCAGGAACTAAAGGATCGAATGCCGGCCAACATGTCCGGCGGGCAGCAGCAGCGGATCGCTCTGGCCCGGGCGATTGTCATTCAGCCGGATGTCCTGTTGATGGATGAACCGCTGTCCAATCTGGATGCCAAGCTGCGGGTAGAAATGCGGCTGGCAATCAAGCGCATTCAGAACCAGTTTAAGATTACGACACTTTACGTTACCCATGATCAGGAAGAGGCGCTGTCCATGTCAGATCGGATCGCGGTCATGAATCATGGCGTGATTCAGCAGATCGGCAAACCGATGACGATCTATTCCCATCCACGAAACCTGTTTGTAGCGACGTTTATCGGCCAAAGCAATTTGTTTGATGCTGAGGTGGTCGAATGCGAGGGAAAGAAAGCGTTAAAGTTCTTTGACGGCAGTCTGCAGGTCATGCCGCGGCTGCAGAGCAGCGTTCCAGTTGGAACACCAGTGAAGGTTGTCATCCGGCCTAATGAAATTGATTTTGCCGATCAGGGTATTGTCGGAACGATCGTGGAAACAATCTATCTGGGAGCGGAAATCCGATATACTGTAAATTTGGATAATGGCCAGACAGTTGAAGTTTCGCATGACATCAAACGCCGGTTTGCCCAAAATGGCGAGGTCGTGCACCTGGCTTTTGATCATACCCGGGCCAATGCCTTTGACGCCCAGACCGAGCTGTCGCTGATGGAGGAAAAATAA
- a CDS encoding sensor histidine kinase, which produces MIMEETQFPYHKVIQEKLVRSTLIPVALLGMALIVITPFLLVFLLWQQVNHEAYLASQAVSVPLKEYIEGMKQLQSDPKLISFLTSGEHSIEAYERLYQFRNEQSVFAYFQLENEQYSAVQMPPSSANRLLPSIRAEVSRSSEIVGSTSTMTGLFTDPILFTLSCRMGEEGLGTLSFHFTEGSLKALLQQGGVHSMLLNASGRLLVSTDPMFAVYERLEDQPIVGQLSRINGEIMLIQKTPLSVLGLSVWTVHSLDIVISMMAAELVIGFLIFLFCAYFIDKISRMTARSSLKNVDNLFLSLQSYAQSGRLEYLPEEENEMRPIAQQYNRILDEVKQLIDQNGELQKQTRIAQIRQLQSQFNPHFIFNTLDTIKYMIVLDQDKAEDMIVRLSKLLRYSLDASEESLVDLDQDLAYIEDYLQLQKIRLGETFRYQIEAPKHSGLRIPKMVIQPMVENSLAHGFVQDREFRLQIKIRQEGEILQVIVQDNGEGMDQVQLNQIRSDLKTMREDYRHIGIMNSHKRILLHFGEGCGVQVESVLHEGTTITLTMKAMGGTG; this is translated from the coding sequence ATGATTATGGAAGAAACGCAGTTTCCTTATCATAAGGTCATTCAGGAAAAGCTCGTCAGATCGACGCTGATCCCGGTGGCTTTGTTAGGAATGGCGCTGATCGTCATCACGCCCTTTCTTTTGGTTTTTCTGCTTTGGCAGCAGGTCAATCATGAAGCGTATCTGGCCAGTCAGGCAGTCAGCGTCCCGTTAAAGGAATACATTGAAGGCATGAAGCAGCTGCAGTCAGATCCCAAACTGATCTCATTTCTGACAAGCGGCGAACATTCCATCGAAGCGTATGAACGACTTTATCAATTCCGCAATGAACAATCCGTATTTGCGTATTTCCAGCTGGAAAATGAACAGTACAGTGCGGTGCAGATGCCGCCGTCCAGCGCCAACCGCCTGCTTCCCTCCATTCGGGCGGAGGTCAGCCGCAGTTCAGAAATTGTCGGCAGCACCAGCACGATGACAGGACTGTTTACAGATCCGATCCTGTTCACACTGTCCTGCCGGATGGGAGAGGAAGGTCTGGGTACCTTGTCCTTTCATTTTACCGAAGGCAGTCTGAAAGCTCTGCTTCAGCAGGGCGGTGTTCATTCGATGCTGCTCAATGCCAGCGGTCGGTTACTGGTCAGTACCGATCCGATGTTTGCGGTTTATGAAAGGCTGGAGGATCAGCCGATCGTGGGGCAGCTCAGCCGGATTAACGGTGAAATCATGCTGATTCAGAAAACCCCGCTTTCGGTATTGGGTTTATCTGTGTGGACAGTTCACTCACTGGATATTGTGATTTCTATGATGGCCGCGGAATTGGTCATCGGGTTTCTGATCTTTCTGTTCTGCGCGTATTTTATCGATAAAATCAGCCGCATGACTGCCCGCAGCAGTCTGAAAAATGTGGATAATTTATTTTTGTCCTTACAGAGCTATGCTCAAAGCGGCCGGCTAGAATATCTTCCGGAAGAAGAAAATGAAATGCGTCCGATTGCCCAACAGTACAATCGTATTTTGGATGAAGTCAAGCAGCTGATCGATCAGAACGGGGAGCTGCAGAAACAAACCCGAATCGCTCAGATCCGTCAGCTGCAGTCGCAGTTTAATCCGCATTTTATCTTTAATACGCTGGATACCATTAAATATATGATTGTGCTGGATCAAGATAAAGCGGAAGACATGATTGTCCGCTTATCCAAGCTGCTGCGTTATTCACTGGATGCTTCTGAGGAATCCCTGGTTGATCTTGATCAGGATCTGGCTTATATCGAGGATTATCTGCAGCTGCAGAAGATCCGTTTGGGTGAAACCTTTCGTTATCAGATCGAAGCCCCCAAGCATTCCGGTCTGCGGATACCCAAGATGGTCATTCAGCCGATGGTGGAAAACAGCCTGGCGCATGGATTTGTGCAGGATCGGGAGTTCCGGCTGCAGATTAAGATTCGTCAGGAAGGCGAGATACTGCAGGTCATCGTACAGGATAATGGCGAAGGCATGGATCAAGTTCAGCTCAATCAGATCCGCAGCGATCTGAAAACCATGCGGGAAGACTACCGGCATATCGGGATTATGAACAGTCATAAACGAATCCTACTGCATTTTGGCGAGGGATGCGGGGTGCAGGTGGAAAGCGTCCTTCATGAAGGAACGACAATCACCCTGACAATGAAAGCAATGGGAGGAACAGGCTGA
- the rnmV gene encoding ribonuclease M5 — protein MKIKEIIVVEGKKDTANLKRWLDVDTLETSGTGLTDSTLDQIRQWATTRGVIIFTDPDTPGDQIRQRINEAVPGCKNAFLPSGKAWEIVRGKRKVGVEHAGKEEILAALEHCLTYQTKDESTLSWQEFVELGLTGLPNSAEKRREVGIRWHVGEANAKTLWKRLNMLKVTKAMLEEGRDTDE, from the coding sequence ATGAAGATCAAAGAAATCATCGTCGTGGAAGGTAAAAAAGACACGGCGAATTTAAAACGATGGCTGGATGTGGATACGTTGGAAACCAGCGGTACAGGTTTGACAGACAGCACGCTGGATCAGATCCGGCAATGGGCCACAACCCGCGGCGTGATTATCTTTACCGATCCGGATACACCGGGAGATCAGATCCGTCAGCGGATCAATGAAGCTGTACCAGGATGTAAGAATGCCTTTTTGCCTTCGGGGAAAGCCTGGGAAATTGTCCGCGGCAAGCGCAAGGTTGGTGTGGAACATGCCGGAAAAGAAGAGATTCTGGCTGCTTTGGAACATTGCCTGACCTATCAAACTAAGGATGAATCTACGCTGAGCTGGCAGGAATTTGTTGAGCTGGGTCTGACCGGCTTGCCCAACAGCGCTGAAAAACGGCGTGAAGTCGGAATCCGCTGGCATGTTGGTGAAGCGAATGCCAAAACGTTATGGAAACGTCTGAATATGCTGAAAGTGACGAAAGCCATGTTGGAAGAAGGGCGGGATACCGATGAATAA
- a CDS encoding AraC family transcriptional regulator, with amino-acid sequence MHAWEAIQTAVDEIEAHLFEEMKTQDLADQVSLSSFYFQKLFKRLVGKSPQEYIQLRRLAKAAEALKQQDCRIVDLALEYGFSSHAHFTRAFKEAYGLTPSAYRQNQPRLNTLIKPEIALAYQHLDEDVPLLLDDFLMEIKRKTFNSAKTFIGVEAEVSIAGQIPMGESTGIDMPGELWTSFHHEKAKLSDYISPDYELGMSYQADPQKGTFTYFAGAPLITACPKLSNFTTVTLPKGEYIVCKLEAETFEMLVTDILDKAGKYLFGTWLPAHQLHVDPFSAEKYSLIKDHGYQMEIWIKIQGE; translated from the coding sequence ATGCACGCATGGGAAGCAATACAAACCGCTGTTGATGAAATTGAAGCACATCTGTTTGAAGAAATGAAGACACAGGACCTGGCCGATCAGGTATCCTTATCCTCGTTTTATTTTCAAAAATTATTTAAACGCTTAGTCGGCAAATCACCGCAGGAATATATTCAGCTTCGCCGACTGGCAAAAGCCGCCGAAGCTCTGAAACAGCAGGACTGCAGAATCGTGGATCTGGCGCTGGAGTATGGATTTTCCAGCCACGCCCATTTCACCCGGGCTTTTAAGGAGGCGTATGGACTGACACCTTCTGCTTATCGACAAAATCAACCTCGGCTGAATACGTTGATCAAACCCGAGATTGCTTTAGCTTATCAGCATCTCGATGAAGATGTTCCTTTACTTCTGGATGATTTTCTGATGGAAATCAAACGGAAGACCTTCAACTCCGCAAAAACCTTTATTGGCGTTGAAGCCGAGGTATCCATCGCTGGGCAGATACCGATGGGTGAGAGTACCGGAATAGATATGCCGGGAGAGCTTTGGACTTCTTTTCATCACGAAAAAGCAAAATTGTCCGATTATATTAGCCCTGATTATGAACTAGGAATGTCTTATCAGGCCGATCCGCAGAAAGGAACCTTCACTTATTTCGCAGGTGCACCGCTGATTACCGCGTGTCCGAAACTTTCCAATTTTACAACAGTCACTCTGCCGAAAGGAGAATATATCGTGTGTAAGCTCGAAGCCGAAACCTTTGAAATGCTGGTAACTGATATCCTGGATAAAGCTGGAAAATATTTGTTTGGTACCTGGTTACCTGCACATCAGCTCCACGTCGATCCCTTCTCCGCTGAAAAATATAGTTTAATCAAAGACCATGGATATCAGATGGAAATTTGGATAAAAATTCAGGGTGAATAA